From Cyclopterus lumpus isolate fCycLum1 chromosome 4, fCycLum1.pri, whole genome shotgun sequence, a single genomic window includes:
- the LOC117729167 gene encoding elongation of very long chain fatty acids protein 4-like produces MASAWQGVLYVHQILVENGDKRADQWPLVYSPVSVSLIFLVYLCVVWAGPRLMKHREPFDLKIFLIVYNFAMVGLSAYMFYEFVVTSWLSSYSFLCQPVDYSNSPLAVRMAKACWWFFFSKVIELTDTLFFILRKKNSQLTYLHIYHHGNLLFNWWAGIKYVPGGQSFFICMVNTFIHLVMYSYYGLAALGPHMQKYLWWKRYLTSLQLVQLFLFLLHSGYNLFTDCDFPDSMNAAVFIYCVTLIVLFSNFYYHSYLNKKKQK; encoded by the exons ATGGCTTCTGCGTGGCAAGGCGTCCTGTATGTGCACCAGATACTCGTAGAAAACGGAG ACAAAAGGGCGGACCAGTGGCCGCTGGTCTACTCCCCCGTGTCGGTCTCGCTCATCTTCCTGGTGTACCTCTGTGTGGTCTGGGCCGGCCCTCGTCTGATGAAACACAGGGAACCCTTTGACCTCAAAATCTTCCTCATTGTTTACAACTTCGCCATGGTCGGCCTGTCGGCCTACATGTTCTATGAG TTCGTGGTCACATCCTGGCTCTCGAGCTACAGCTTCCTCTGTCAGCCTGTAGACTACAGCAACAGCCCCCTGGCAGTGAGG ATGGCCAAAGCCTGCTggtggttcttcttctccaaGGTCATAGAGCTCACGGACACG CTGTTCTTCATCCTGAGGAAGAAGAACAGCCAGCTGACGTACCTTCACATTTACCACCACGGCAACCTGCTGTTCAACTGGTGGGCAGGCATCAAGTATGTGCCCGGCGGGCAAT CGTTTTTCATCTGCATGGTGAACACCTTCATTCACCTCGTGATGTATTCTTACTACGGCCTGGCCGCGCTCGGCCCTCACATGCAGAAGTACCTGTGGTGGAAGAGATACCTCACCTCTCTGCAGCTG GTGCAGCTTTTTCTGTTCCTCCTGCACTCCGGCTACAACCTGTTCACAGACTGCGACTTCCCCGACTCCATGAACGCAGCGGTGTTTATTTACTGCGTCACGCTCATCGTCCTCTTCAGTAACTTCTATTATCATAGCTACCtcaacaagaagaagcagaaataA